From Pirellulales bacterium:
ACATAAATGTTGGCATTTCTAATTTTGAGTTCTTGGTTTTAGAAGCATTGTTTTTATGGCAGCCAATACGTCCGCGTCAGCGAACACCCAAACCGATCAACAAACTCCCTGGTTCATCATCGGCGGATTGGGCATAGTGATACTGTGGGCATACTGGAACACGATAGAGGGTCTGCTGAACGCCTGGACGAGTGCGCAATACTCACACGGGTTTTTGATACCGATTTTTGCGGCGGTGTTAATTGCAATGCGCCGCGAACCGTTTGAGCCGGTTCCATCGTCGGTGCGCTGGTGGGGCGTCGCCATCATGGCGGGCGGATTATTGTTTCGACTATTTTCATCGTATCACAATCTGATTTCGTTCGACATGGTGTCGATCATTCCCGTGCTCGCGGGCGTGTTTGTCATCGCGGGAGGCTGGCCAGCCTTACGATGGTCGGCAGCGCCGTTGGCATTTCTGATATTCATGCTTCCCTTGCCGACCGCCGCGGAGCGGGGCCTGCTCAACCCGCTGCAACATGCCGCCACGACCATGAGTACGTACACACTGCAAACGATGGGAGTGGACGCGTTCAACGAAGGCAATAAGATATTAATCGGCGAAGGCTTTCCGCTGAACGTGGAGGAGCAATGCAGCGGCCTGCGAATGGCCACGATTTTTTTGGCGTTGGCGGTGGCGATGAGCATGATTATCGATCGCCCCTGGTGGCAGAAAGCGTTCATCATTGCCAGCGCCATTCCCATCGCCCTGCTGGTGAACGTAATCCGGATTGTGATCACGGCGCTATTATTCATGGTGCTGGGCCAG
This genomic window contains:
- a CDS encoding exosortase/archaeosortase family protein → MAANTSASANTQTDQQTPWFIIGGLGIVILWAYWNTIEGLLNAWTSAQYSHGFLIPIFAAVLIAMRREPFEPVPSSVRWWGVAIMAGGLLFRLFSSYHNLISFDMVSIIPVLAGVFVIAGGWPALRWSAAPLAFLIFMLPLPTAAERGLLNPLQHAATTMSTYTLQTMGVDAFNEGNKILIGEGFPLNVEEQCSGLRMATIFLALAVAMSMIIDRPWWQKAFIIASAIPIALLVNVIRIVITALLFMVLGQESEFAKEFFHNLAGWFMIPIALGFMYLEMQILDRVFIEETHIQPQSGGLGSKSTTVRRPMPTRVR